From Homalodisca vitripennis isolate AUS2020 unplaced genomic scaffold, UT_GWSS_2.1 ScUCBcl_6215;HRSCAF=13317, whole genome shotgun sequence, a single genomic window includes:
- the LOC124373725 gene encoding uncharacterized protein LOC124373725 isoform X1 → MMEITDKNLNQIPEDASQGNIPNPNTLNNNGTKDTTYAKTMLKELLRFDVHHRTEKDVREHVSRIHCLVRKVVLLLLEKSSLCKNLEEQRTVLTQQCTSLKNLVAVTKDLLSLRNTEVEQLCKNIKIMEERIHLERNKQQNVLNTLSESARLNEDIKAQYHCQIEMFNDLRVRYEEKVALLVAENTHLSGLFAEQNTNMVGDGMEGRHCNSPEETRESKQLSDVFGQCEPYEISTDLANHLSDRKSLCEILTNEEENIVPKYPSIDKVSKSCPNDVTVTAEKQKGYGEGEVQLGVIMKPKGDNEENIATSGPEIIQSLQLTENIIDKEIAEHTGQGEGETS, encoded by the exons ATGATGGAGATTACAGAtaaaaatctaaatcaaattcCGGAAGACGCTTCACAAGGCAATATTCCAAAT ccAAATACCTTAAACAATAACGGCACCAAAGACACAACCTATGCTAAGACCATGTTAAAGGAACTGCTGAGATTTGACGTTCATCATCGAACTGAGAAGGATGTACGGGAACACGTCTCTCGAATTCACTGTTTGGTTAGAAAG GTAGTTTTATTGCTTTTGGAGAAAAGTTCTCTTTGCAAAAATTTGGAGGAACAACGAACAGTACTTACTCAACAG TGCACCTCGCTGAAGAATCTAGTAGCTGTCACGAAGGACCTGTTGTCTTTGAGAAACACTGAAGTCGAACAgctctgtaaaaatataaaaattatggagGAAAGAATTCATTTGGAAAGAAATAAGCAACAAAACGTTCTTAATACTTTGTCTGAGTCTGCAAG GTTGAATGAAGACATTAAAGCACAATACCATTGTCAAATAGAGATGTTCAACGACCTGCGAGTTCGGTACGAGGAGAAGGTGGCGCTCCTGGTGGCCGAGAACACGCACTTGTCAGGGTTGTTCGCGGAGCAGAACACTAACATGGTAGGAGATGGAATGGAGGGTAGACATTGTAACAGTCCAGAAGAAACAAGAGAAAGTAAACAGTTATCTGATGTATTCGGTCAATGTGAACCATACGAGATATCTACTGATCTAGCAAATCACTTAAGTGATAGAAAATCGCTATGTGAGATTCTGACCAATGAAGAAGAAAATATTGTACCAAAATATCCTAGTATTGATAAGGTCTCTAAATCATGTCCTAATGATGTAACCGTCACAGCAGAGAAACAAAAGGGGTATGGAGAGGGAGAAGTACAATTAGGAGTAATAATGAAACCCAAGGGAGATAACGAAGAAAATATTGCCACATCAGGACCAGAGATCATTCAATCTCTGCAACTCACAGAAAATATTATAGACAAGGAAATAGCAGAACACACAGGACAGGGGGAGGGGGAGACGTCTTGA
- the LOC124373725 gene encoding uncharacterized protein LOC124373725 isoform X2, translating into MMEITDKNLNQIPEDASQGNIPNPNTLNNNGTKDTTYAKTMLKELLRFDVHHRTEKDVREHVSRIHCLVRKCTSLKNLVAVTKDLLSLRNTEVEQLCKNIKIMEERIHLERNKQQNVLNTLSESARLNEDIKAQYHCQIEMFNDLRVRYEEKVALLVAENTHLSGLFAEQNTNMVGDGMEGRHCNSPEETRESKQLSDVFGQCEPYEISTDLANHLSDRKSLCEILTNEEENIVPKYPSIDKVSKSCPNDVTVTAEKQKGYGEGEVQLGVIMKPKGDNEENIATSGPEIIQSLQLTENIIDKEIAEHTGQGEGETS; encoded by the exons ATGATGGAGATTACAGAtaaaaatctaaatcaaattcCGGAAGACGCTTCACAAGGCAATATTCCAAAT ccAAATACCTTAAACAATAACGGCACCAAAGACACAACCTATGCTAAGACCATGTTAAAGGAACTGCTGAGATTTGACGTTCATCATCGAACTGAGAAGGATGTACGGGAACACGTCTCTCGAATTCACTGTTTGGTTAGAAAG TGCACCTCGCTGAAGAATCTAGTAGCTGTCACGAAGGACCTGTTGTCTTTGAGAAACACTGAAGTCGAACAgctctgtaaaaatataaaaattatggagGAAAGAATTCATTTGGAAAGAAATAAGCAACAAAACGTTCTTAATACTTTGTCTGAGTCTGCAAG GTTGAATGAAGACATTAAAGCACAATACCATTGTCAAATAGAGATGTTCAACGACCTGCGAGTTCGGTACGAGGAGAAGGTGGCGCTCCTGGTGGCCGAGAACACGCACTTGTCAGGGTTGTTCGCGGAGCAGAACACTAACATGGTAGGAGATGGAATGGAGGGTAGACATTGTAACAGTCCAGAAGAAACAAGAGAAAGTAAACAGTTATCTGATGTATTCGGTCAATGTGAACCATACGAGATATCTACTGATCTAGCAAATCACTTAAGTGATAGAAAATCGCTATGTGAGATTCTGACCAATGAAGAAGAAAATATTGTACCAAAATATCCTAGTATTGATAAGGTCTCTAAATCATGTCCTAATGATGTAACCGTCACAGCAGAGAAACAAAAGGGGTATGGAGAGGGAGAAGTACAATTAGGAGTAATAATGAAACCCAAGGGAGATAACGAAGAAAATATTGCCACATCAGGACCAGAGATCATTCAATCTCTGCAACTCACAGAAAATATTATAGACAAGGAAATAGCAGAACACACAGGACAGGGGGAGGGGGAGACGTCTTGA